The Pseudomonas saponiphila DNA window GTGGATGCAGGCCCCCGGGTACGGCACCAGGAAAAACAGCGTGCTGCGGCCCTTGGCATCGGCTTCCAGCGGTACCGGATAGCCGCCCAGGCGGATCTGTTTGTCGTTCATCGCCGGCACGGTCTTGGTGGAATACATCACCGCCGGCAAGCCCTTGCTCTGCTTCAGGCCGCCCTTGTCGGTGAAGGTGCCGTTGGCCTCGGGGGAGTTGTGATCGATTTCCGGCATCTGCTCCAGGGCCTTCTGGTCCGACTTGGGCATCAGCTCCAGCCAGTCGGT harbors:
- a CDS encoding DUF3299 domain-containing protein → MRRLLLTFVLLGCGLAHAGELPETDWLELMPKSDQKALEQMPEIDHNSPEANGTFTDKGGLKQSKGLPAVMYSTKTVPAMNDKQIRLGGYPVPLEADAKGRSTLFFLVPYPGACIHVPPPPPNQLVLVRFPKGVKLDDIYTPLWVTGTLKIEKVSNDLADAAYALDAAKVRVVQESDL